In the Oncorhynchus gorbuscha isolate QuinsamMale2020 ecotype Even-year linkage group LG05, OgorEven_v1.0, whole genome shotgun sequence genome, one interval contains:
- the LOC124035591 gene encoding cytochrome P450 1A1-like: MVLMILPIIGSVSVSEGLVAMVTLCLVYMIMKYMHTEIPEGLKRLPGPKPLPIIGNVLEVHNNPHLSLTAMSERYGSVFQIQIGMRPVVVLSGNETVRQALIKQGEDFAGRPDLYSFKFINDGKSLAFSTDKAGVWRARRKLAMSALRSFATLEGSTPEYSCALEEHVCKEGEYLVKQLTSVMDVSGSFDPFRHIVVSVANVICGMCFGRRYSHDDQELLGLVNMSDEFGQVVGSGNPADFIPILRYLPNRTMKRFMDINDRFNTFVQKIVSEHYDSYDKDNIRDITDSLIDHCEDRKLDENANVQVSDEKIVGIVNDLFGAGFDTISTALSWAVVYLVAYPEIQERLHQELKEKVGMIRTPRLSDKINLPLLEAFILEIFRHSSFLPFTIPHCTIKDTSLNGYFIPKDTCVFINQWQVNHDPELWKEPSSFNPDRFLSADGTELNKLEGEKVLVFGMGKRRCIGEAIGRNEVYLFLAILLQRLRFQEKPGHPLDMTPEYGLTMKHKRCQLKASLRPWGQEE; the protein is encoded by the exons ATGGTTCTCATGATACTACCCATTATCGGCTCAGTCTCTGTGTCTGAGGGGCTGGTGGCCATGGTAACACTATGCCTGGTGTACATGATCATGAAGTACATGCACACAGAGATCCCAGAGGGACTGAAACGGCTCCCCGGACCAAAGCCCCTGCCCATCATCGGGAATGTGCTGGAGGTGCACAATAACCCTCACCTCAGCCTGACTGCCATGAGCGAGCGCTACGGCTCAGTCTTCCAGATCCAAATAGGGATGCGGCCTGTGGTTGTTCTTAGTGGCAATGAGACAGTCCGCCAGGCTCTTATCAAGCAAGGGGAAGACTTCGCCGGGAGGCCCGATCTATACAGCTTCAAATTCATCAACGACGGCAAGAGCTTGGCCTTTAGCACCGACAAGGCTGGGGTGTGGCGCGCCCGCCGCAAGCTAGCTATGAGCGCCCTCCGCTCTTTCGCCACCCTGGAGGGATCGACCCCAGAGTACTCCTGTGCCCTGGAGGAGCACGTCTGCAAGGAGGGAGAGTACCTGGTAAAACAGCTGACTTCCGTCATGGATGTCAGTGGCAGCTTTGACCCCTTCCGCCATATTGTTGTATCGGTGGCCAACGTCATCTGTGGAATGTGCTTCGGCCGGCGCTACAGCCATGATGACCAGGAGCTGTTGGGCTTGGTGAACATGAGTGATGAGTTTGGGCAGGTGGTGGGCAGCGGCAACCCTGCAGACTTCATTCCCATCCTTCGTTACCTGCCCAACCGCACCATGAAGAGGTTTATGGATATCAATGACCGTTTCAACACCTTTGTGCAGAAGATTGTCAGTGAGCACTATGACAGCTATGACAAG GACAACATCCGTGACATCACTGACTCCCTCATTGACCACTGTGAGGACAGGAAACTAGATGAGAACGCCAACGTCCAGGTGTCTGATGAGAAGATTGTGGGCATTGTCAATGATCTGTTTGGGGCAG GTTTTGACACCATCAGCACAGCTTTGTCATGGGCTGTTGTGTACCTTGTGGCTTACCCAGAGATCCAGGAAAGACTGCATCAGGAACTGA AGGAAAAGGTGGGAATGATTCGCACTCCCCGTCTCTCAGACAAAATCAACTTACCTCTGCTGGAAGCCTTCATCCTGGAGATCTTCCGGCACTCTTCCTTCCTGCCGTTCACCATCCCACACTG CACAATCAAGGATACATCGCTCAATGGCTACTTCATTCCCAAGGACACCTGTGTCTTCATCAACCAGTGGCAGGTCAACCATGACCC GGAGCTGTGGAAGGAGCCTTCTTCATTCAACCCTGACCGTTTCCTGAGTGCTGATGGCACAGAACTCAACAAGCTGGAGGGGGAGAAGGTGCTCGTATTTGGCATGGGCAAGCGCCGCTGCATCGGTGAGGCCATCGGACGCAACGAGGTCTACCTCTTCCTGGCTATCCTGCTCCAAAGGCTGCGCTTCCAGGAGAAACCTGGGCACCCGCTGGACATGACCCCAGAGTACGGCCTCACCATGAAGCACAAGCGCTGTCAGCTGAAGGCTAGCCTGCGGCCATGGGGGCAGGAGGAGTGA